A window from Deinococcus aquiradiocola encodes these proteins:
- a CDS encoding CobW family GTP-binding protein: MTHTPPSRSVPITVLCGFLGAGKTTLMNRLLANQDGRRIAVIVNEFGEVNVDASLVVRTDEKTIELSNGCICCTLRGDLLEAVDALLRERDLDLILIESTGIGEPLPIAQAFCLTPEELELEDDIPDLTGRVHVDAMITVVDSAQFFELWMRRDTVPGDDAQRGFGELLAEQIEFADIVVLNKLDVADPASVARLRGLIAITNPRARILESVRGELPVHDLLDVRLFDAERLMQMDAWMEELGKEHVPESEAFGLSSYVYRSHVPFDDARLSDALRSGLPRNVIRSKGWIDIAGSAGATLWNHTGRFLSLELAGEWNDPGDAFSEIVFIGTDLDPDGIDALMGQAQADTPRGHAPGTAPARATR; encoded by the coding sequence ATGACCCACACCCCACCCTCCCGTTCCGTTCCCATCACCGTGCTGTGCGGCTTCCTCGGCGCGGGCAAGACCACTCTCATGAACCGCCTCCTCGCCAACCAGGACGGCCGCAGGATCGCCGTCATCGTCAACGAGTTCGGGGAAGTCAACGTGGACGCCTCGCTTGTCGTCCGGACGGACGAGAAGACCATCGAACTCAGCAACGGCTGCATCTGCTGCACGCTGCGCGGCGACCTGCTCGAAGCGGTCGACGCCCTCCTGCGCGAACGCGACCTCGACCTGATCCTGATCGAATCGACCGGCATTGGCGAACCGCTCCCCATCGCGCAGGCCTTCTGCCTCACGCCCGAGGAACTCGAACTGGAGGACGACATCCCCGACCTCACCGGCCGCGTGCACGTGGACGCCATGATCACCGTGGTGGACAGCGCCCAGTTCTTCGAGCTGTGGATGCGGCGCGACACCGTGCCCGGCGACGACGCGCAGCGCGGCTTCGGGGAACTGCTGGCCGAGCAGATCGAGTTCGCGGACATTGTGGTCCTCAACAAGCTCGACGTGGCCGACCCCGCCAGCGTCGCCCGGCTGCGCGGCCTGATCGCCATCACCAACCCCCGCGCCCGCATTCTGGAGAGCGTGCGCGGCGAGCTGCCCGTCCACGACCTGCTGGACGTGCGCCTCTTCGACGCCGAGCGCCTGATGCAGATGGACGCCTGGATGGAGGAACTCGGGAAGGAGCACGTGCCGGAAAGCGAGGCGTTCGGTCTGAGCAGCTACGTGTACCGCTCGCACGTCCCTTTCGACGACGCGCGCCTCTCGGACGCCCTGCGTTCCGGCCTGCCGCGCAACGTGATCCGCTCCAAAGGCTGGATCGACATCGCCGGAAGTGCCGGGGCCACCCTGTGGAACCACACGGGGCGGTTCCTGTCGCTGGAACTGGCGGGCGAGTGGAACGACCCGGGCGACGCGTTCAGCGAGATCGTCTTCATCGGCACAGACCTCGATCCGGACGGCA
- a CDS encoding CobW family GTP-binding protein yields the protein MPPRHDRIPVTVIGGFLGSGKTTLLNHLIRTADRTFGVIVNEFGDQGIDGALIQNLDDNVTELTGGCLYCTARHDLVAALVRLATHTRPPNHILVELSGLADPAPVLQTLLTPDVSAVFELDGLITVVDARNLHHTLQHHPEAALQLAYANVTVINKADLAGPDLVRQTCRTALQLAPLARTVTGTHSRVHAGHLLNLRAFCGPWRPHGHTHAHTPGLTSFTLRTHRPLNTPVWERFLHTYVLSRPGDVLRVKGFLALHGIPERVTFQAVRDVFTADVMPGTRHDGTSHLVLIGRDLNAQEYREAFHALHRWPTGPTTPHGRA from the coding sequence ATGCCCCCACGCCACGACCGCATCCCCGTGACCGTCATCGGCGGCTTCCTCGGAAGCGGGAAGACCACCCTGCTCAACCACCTCATCCGCACCGCAGACCGGACCTTCGGCGTCATCGTCAACGAGTTCGGCGACCAGGGCATCGACGGCGCCCTCATCCAGAACCTGGACGACAACGTCACCGAACTCACCGGCGGCTGCCTGTACTGCACCGCCAGACACGACCTCGTCGCGGCCCTCGTCAGGCTCGCCACGCACACACGGCCCCCCAACCACATCCTCGTCGAACTGAGCGGCCTCGCCGACCCGGCCCCCGTCCTGCAGACCCTGCTGACACCCGACGTGAGCGCCGTCTTCGAACTGGACGGCCTGATCACGGTCGTGGACGCCCGGAATCTCCACCACACCCTGCAGCACCACCCCGAGGCCGCCCTGCAGCTCGCCTACGCGAACGTGACCGTGATCAACAAGGCCGACCTGGCCGGACCGGACCTCGTCCGCCAGACGTGCCGGACCGCCCTGCAGCTCGCCCCACTGGCCCGCACCGTCACCGGCACGCACAGCCGGGTGCATGCCGGACACCTGCTGAACCTCCGCGCCTTCTGCGGACCGTGGCGGCCTCACGGGCACACGCACGCCCACACGCCCGGCCTGACCAGCTTCACGCTCCGCACGCACCGGCCCCTGAACACCCCCGTCTGGGAACGGTTCCTGCACACCTACGTCCTCTCCCGGCCCGGCGACGTGCTGCGCGTCAAGGGCTTCCTCGCCCTCCACGGCATTCCCGAACGGGTGACGTTCCAGGCGGTCCGGGACGTGTTCACGGCCGACGTCATGCCCGGCACACGGCACGACGGCACCTCGCACCTCGTGTTGATCGGGCGCGACCTGAACGCACAGGAGTACCGGGAGGCCTTCCACGCCCTGCACCGCTGGCCGACCGGCCCGACCACCCCGCACGGTCGGGCGTGA
- a CDS encoding YibE/F family protein — MRSSHPRLVRLAVLLLALAGPVHAQTGALPDRPASIGTYLRGTFGTLDTATQDATVTLTDGRRVTALVQEGSPTYHRGQQVIVWQSAGGYVVQDAVRTPALAFLLGLLVVLAAVLGRWKGVRAVVGAALSLAVLVWVIVPRLAGGGDVLPVVLLGTLGILCVTIYFVHGLGRKTTAALLGTAITATLGYLIALAASNAMGFTGTVSAGGYVASTMFDLNPVSVYLVGIIVGTVGALNDVTVTQAAVVQALAHENPAHRVRDLYARAMQVGFDHIGSLINVLVLLYAATGIPLLLLLDRDPTPWWVKLSGEGFASEVTSILITSICLLLAVPLTTLIAARFFRGGRHAPDGHAHVH, encoded by the coding sequence ATGCGTTCCTCACACCCTCGCCTCGTCCGCCTGGCCGTCCTGCTGCTCGCGCTGGCCGGACCGGTCCACGCGCAGACCGGCGCCCTCCCGGACCGGCCCGCCAGCATCGGCACGTACCTGCGCGGCACCTTCGGCACGCTCGACACCGCCACGCAGGACGCCACCGTCACCCTGACGGACGGGCGCAGGGTAACGGCCCTCGTGCAGGAAGGCAGCCCCACCTACCACCGAGGCCAGCAGGTCATCGTGTGGCAGTCCGCCGGGGGGTACGTCGTGCAGGACGCCGTCCGCACCCCGGCCCTCGCGTTCCTGCTGGGACTGCTGGTCGTGCTGGCCGCCGTGCTGGGCCGCTGGAAGGGCGTCCGGGCCGTGGTCGGGGCCGCCCTGAGTCTCGCGGTGCTCGTGTGGGTGATCGTGCCGCGCCTCGCGGGCGGCGGTGACGTCCTCCCGGTCGTGCTGCTGGGCACGCTCGGCATCCTGTGCGTCACCATCTACTTCGTGCACGGCCTCGGCCGGAAGACGACGGCCGCCCTGCTCGGCACCGCCATCACCGCCACGCTCGGGTACCTGATCGCGCTCGCCGCCTCGAACGCCATGGGCTTCACCGGCACCGTCAGCGCGGGCGGGTACGTCGCCAGCACCATGTTCGACCTGAATCCCGTCAGCGTGTACCTCGTCGGGATCATCGTCGGCACGGTCGGCGCGCTCAACGACGTCACCGTCACGCAGGCGGCCGTCGTGCAGGCCCTCGCGCACGAGAACCCCGCCCACCGCGTCCGGGACCTGTACGCGCGCGCCATGCAGGTCGGCTTCGACCACATCGGGAGTCTCATCAACGTGCTGGTGCTGCTGTACGCCGCGACCGGCATCCCGCTGCTGCTGCTGCTGGACCGCGACCCGACCCCCTGGTGGGTGAAACTGAGCGGCGAGGGCTTCGCGTCCGAGGTGACCAGCATCCTGATCACGTCCATCTGCCTGCTGCTCGCCGTGCCGCTCACCACACTCATCGCCGCGCGGTTCTTCCGGGGTGGCCGCCACGCCCCGGACGGACACGCGCACGTGCACTGA
- a CDS encoding SDR family NAD(P)-dependent oxidoreductase: MRPTRLILPAALLALALRRHFLPRYTLTGRRVLVTGGSRGLGLALARELGARGARLVLLARDREELDTAVRDLRGRGVQAEALMADVTSEDFEAVLQQAAEVYGGVDVLVNVAGVIQAGPLPNLTIQDYHEAMDTNFYGPLRAMQAMRPHLQRSGGRVLNVASVGGRVGVPHLAGYSASKFALVGLGQAWRAELAREGVTLTTVLPGLMQTGSARNAAIKGKHAAEYLLFATLDNLPGLSLRADQAARRIVDALERGDAEAVIGGPARLMISAQAVAPQLWADLMGLGARLLPSAGPDDSRRAGREVESSLTRANPVKRRAEAEFNELQT, translated from the coding sequence ATGCGACCCACACGCCTGATTCTGCCCGCCGCCCTGCTGGCCCTGGCACTGCGCCGCCACTTTCTGCCGAGGTACACCCTGACGGGCAGGCGCGTGCTGGTCACCGGGGGGTCACGCGGCCTGGGGCTCGCGCTCGCACGGGAACTCGGGGCGCGCGGGGCACGCCTGGTGCTGCTCGCCCGCGACAGGGAAGAACTGGACACGGCCGTCCGGGACCTGCGCGGACGGGGCGTGCAGGCCGAGGCCCTGATGGCCGACGTGACTTCCGAGGACTTCGAGGCGGTGCTGCAACAGGCGGCCGAGGTGTACGGCGGGGTGGACGTGCTCGTGAACGTGGCGGGCGTGATTCAGGCGGGCCCACTCCCGAACCTGACCATCCAGGACTACCACGAGGCGATGGACACCAACTTCTACGGGCCGCTGCGGGCCATGCAGGCCATGAGGCCACACCTGCAGCGCAGCGGGGGCCGCGTCCTGAACGTCGCGTCCGTGGGCGGCCGGGTCGGCGTGCCGCACCTCGCCGGGTACAGTGCCAGCAAGTTCGCGCTGGTGGGCCTGGGGCAGGCGTGGCGTGCGGAACTGGCGCGTGAGGGCGTGACGCTCACGACGGTCCTGCCGGGCCTGATGCAGACCGGCAGCGCCCGCAACGCGGCCATCAAGGGAAAGCACGCCGCCGAGTACCTGCTGTTCGCGACGCTGGACAACCTGCCGGGCCTGTCCCTCCGGGCAGATCAGGCAGCCCGCCGGATCGTGGACGCCCTGGAGCGCGGGGACGCGGAGGCCGTGATCGGCGGACCGGCCCGCCTGATGATCTCGGCGCAGGCGGTCGCGCCGCAGCTGTGGGCGGACCTGATGGGCCTCGGGGCGCGCCTGCTGCCGTCCGCCGGGCCGGACGACTCGCGCCGCGCGGGCCGCGAGGTGGAGAGTTCCCTCACGCGCGCGAATCCCGTCAAGCGCCGTGCGGAGGCAGAATTCAATGAGCTGCAGACCTGA
- a CDS encoding zinc-dependent alcohol dehydrogenase: MKGVVWQGAGRIGVETVPDPELLLPTDALIRVTSTAICGSDLHLMDGVIPSMERGDLLGHEFMGEVIEVGRDVKKLRVGQRVVVPFNIACGLCDPCRRGLFSACDNSNPNHRMAEALYGAVSGGGLFGYSHLYGGYAGGQAQYVRVPFADVGPFVVPDGVKDEQVLFLTDIFPTGYQAAENCGITPGRDVVAVFGAGPVGQFAARSAMMLGAARVIVIDRLPERLEMAARGGADTLNYELEDVLIGLQERTGGRGPDHVIDAVGLEAHGHGPGALADTVKQRARLTFDRITALRWAIQSCAKGGTVSMPGVYGGLVDKMPMGAAFAKGLVFRMGQTHTHRYLDPLMKRIEAGDIDPSFVITHRARLDDAPRLYQTFRDKQDHCIKVVLDPWA; the protein is encoded by the coding sequence ATGAAGGGCGTCGTGTGGCAGGGCGCCGGGAGGATCGGCGTGGAGACGGTGCCGGACCCGGAACTGCTCCTCCCGACGGACGCGCTGATCCGCGTGACCAGCACAGCCATCTGCGGGTCGGACCTGCACCTGATGGACGGCGTGATTCCCAGCATGGAGCGCGGCGACCTGCTCGGGCACGAGTTCATGGGCGAAGTGATCGAGGTCGGGCGCGACGTGAAGAAGCTGCGGGTCGGGCAGCGGGTCGTCGTGCCGTTCAACATCGCCTGCGGACTGTGCGACCCGTGCAGGCGCGGCCTGTTCTCCGCGTGCGACAACTCCAACCCCAACCACCGCATGGCCGAGGCCCTGTACGGCGCCGTGAGCGGCGGGGGACTGTTCGGGTACTCGCACCTGTACGGCGGGTACGCGGGCGGGCAGGCGCAGTACGTGCGCGTTCCGTTCGCGGACGTCGGGCCGTTCGTGGTGCCGGACGGCGTGAAGGACGAACAGGTGCTGTTCCTGACGGACATCTTCCCGACCGGGTATCAGGCGGCCGAGAACTGCGGCATCACGCCCGGACGGGACGTGGTGGCGGTCTTCGGGGCGGGCCCGGTCGGGCAGTTCGCGGCCCGCAGCGCCATGATGCTCGGCGCGGCGCGCGTCATCGTGATCGACCGCCTGCCGGAGCGCCTGGAGATGGCGGCGCGCGGCGGGGCAGACACCCTGAACTACGAACTGGAGGACGTGTTGATCGGCCTGCAGGAACGCACCGGCGGGCGCGGCCCGGACCACGTGATCGACGCGGTGGGCCTCGAAGCGCACGGGCACGGGCCGGGCGCGCTCGCCGACACCGTCAAGCAGCGGGCGCGCCTCACCTTCGACCGGATCACGGCGCTGAGGTGGGCCATCCAGAGCTGCGCGAAGGGCGGCACCGTCAGCATGCCCGGCGTGTACGGCGGCCTGGTCGACAAGATGCCGATGGGCGCGGCCTTCGCGAAGGGTCTCGTCTTCCGGATGGGGCAGACGCACACGCACCGGTACCTGGATCCGCTGATGAAACGCATCGAGGCGGGCGACATCGACCCGAGCTTCGTGATCACGCACCGCGCACGCCTGGACGACGCGCCGCGCCTCTACCAGACGTTCCGTGACAAGCAGGACCACTGCATCAAGGTCGTCCTCGACCCCTGGGCCTGA
- a CDS encoding SRPBCC family protein — protein MTGGNRVRAGGVEAPQVRSSLPPNPLNRPAISSGPERAVWGALAAGVGTLAFGRRHGPLARVALLALGGGLVTLAATGRNPLYDALKLRQNDAGEILVREAVTVGRPPHEVYARWRDLSRLPDFMEMLERIEVLHGTRSRWTVRGPAGPLTFEAELTADEPGQRIAWRTVPGPGVQHHGEVTFRPAPGDRGTEVLARYGYAPPGGPAGAAIARILNHEPGQRTRDDLMRLKRIMELGFIPTAKGQTSGRGVRAGKV, from the coding sequence GTGACCGGCGGGAACCGTGTCCGGGCGGGCGGCGTCGAGGCCCCGCAGGTGCGGTCGTCCCTGCCGCCCAATCCGCTGAACCGTCCGGCCATCAGCAGCGGTCCGGAACGGGCCGTGTGGGGCGCGCTGGCGGCGGGCGTGGGCACGCTGGCCTTCGGGAGGCGGCACGGACCACTGGCGCGCGTGGCGCTCCTGGCACTGGGGGGTGGTCTCGTCACACTGGCCGCCACCGGCCGCAATCCGCTGTACGACGCGCTCAAGCTCCGGCAGAACGACGCCGGGGAGATCCTCGTGCGGGAAGCGGTGACGGTGGGTCGCCCCCCGCACGAGGTGTACGCCCGCTGGCGTGACCTGTCGCGCCTCCCGGACTTCATGGAGATGCTGGAGCGCATCGAGGTGCTGCACGGCACACGGTCCCGCTGGACGGTGCGCGGCCCGGCCGGTCCCCTGACGTTCGAGGCCGAACTGACGGCCGACGAGCCCGGCCAGCGCATCGCGTGGCGGACCGTCCCCGGCCCGGGCGTCCAGCATCACGGCGAGGTCACGTTCCGGCCCGCGCCCGGCGACCGCGGCACCGAGGTGCTCGCCCGCTACGGGTACGCCCCGCCCGGCGGACCGGCCGGCGCGGCCATCGCCCGCATCCTCAACCACGAGCCTGGACAGCGCACGAGGGACGACCTGATGAGACTGAAACGCATCATGGAGCTGGGTTTCATTCCCACCGCGAAAGGCCAGACGAGCGGACGCGGCGTCCGGGCAGGCAAGGTATGA
- a CDS encoding DMT family transporter, which produces MSRLRSLLLSSAPLLFVLLWSTGFIGTKGAARNADPFAYLTVRFALAAVLMVLLTLVLRASWPSRAQAGRAGVTGLLLHAGYLGGVTTAIWLGLPAGITSVLVGLQPILTGLLSWPVLGERVSARQWGGLALGFVGVLLVVSGRAPGGAVMGVPALLAAGFALLCTTAGTLYQRRAGADMPLLGGTAAQYVASAAALGLVTLARGGGVIHWNAEFVVSLAWLVLVLSVGAILLLMRLLRDLPAARVGSLFYLVPPLAVLESFLLFGERLTPLSLGGLAVCVAGVALAARA; this is translated from the coding sequence ATGTCCCGTCTGCGTTCCCTGCTGCTGTCGTCCGCGCCGCTGCTGTTCGTCCTGCTCTGGAGCACCGGGTTCATCGGGACGAAAGGCGCGGCGCGGAACGCCGATCCGTTCGCGTACCTGACGGTACGGTTCGCGCTCGCGGCGGTGCTGATGGTGCTGCTGACCCTTGTGCTGCGCGCGTCGTGGCCGTCGCGGGCACAGGCGGGCCGGGCGGGCGTGACGGGTCTGCTGCTGCATGCCGGGTATCTGGGAGGCGTCACCACGGCGATCTGGCTGGGCCTTCCGGCCGGGATCACGAGTGTGCTGGTGGGCCTGCAGCCGATCCTGACGGGGCTGCTGTCGTGGCCGGTGCTGGGGGAGCGTGTCAGTGCCCGGCAGTGGGGCGGGCTCGCGCTGGGTTTCGTGGGGGTGCTGCTGGTCGTGTCGGGCCGCGCGCCGGGCGGGGCGGTGATGGGTGTCCCGGCGCTGCTCGCGGCGGGCTTCGCGCTGCTGTGCACGACGGCCGGGACGCTGTACCAGCGGCGGGCGGGGGCGGACATGCCGCTGCTGGGCGGGACGGCGGCGCAGTACGTGGCGAGTGCGGCTGCGCTCGGTCTGGTGACGCTGGCGCGTGGGGGCGGCGTGATTCACTGGAACGCGGAGTTCGTGGTGTCGCTGGCATGGCTGGTGCTGGTGCTGTCGGTCGGGGCGATCCTGCTGCTGATGCGCCTGCTGCGGGACCTGCCTGCCGCGCGGGTGGGGAGCCTCTTCTATCTCGTGCCGCCGCTGGCGGTGCTGGAGTCGTTCCTGCTGTTCGGGGAGCGGCTGACGCCGCTGTCGCTGGGGGGACTGGCGGTGTGTGTGGCGGGGGTGGCGCTCGCGGCGCGGGCGTAA
- a CDS encoding DUF1697 domain-containing protein, protein MTTVALLHAINLGAKRQVPMADLRALLGDLGARDVRTYLQSGNAVFGAGEAPDLRGRLEGALAERYGFPVPVTLRTAEEWREVATGCPEHLSTEAVTVAFLGAVPHADAVAVLRGRDVRPERWEVVGRTVYQTVPVGVRNLKLSHAVLERVLGVSATVRNWRTVQAVAALLGG, encoded by the coding sequence ATGACCACGGTCGCGCTGCTGCACGCCATCAATCTCGGAGCGAAGCGTCAGGTCCCGATGGCGGACCTGCGCGCCCTGCTGGGCGACCTGGGGGCACGTGACGTCCGCACGTACCTTCAGAGCGGGAACGCCGTATTCGGTGCGGGTGAGGCCCCGGACCTGCGCGGGCGGCTGGAGGGCGCGCTGGCGGAACGGTACGGGTTTCCGGTGCCGGTGACGCTGCGCACGGCCGAAGAGTGGCGGGAGGTGGCGACAGGCTGCCCCGAGCACCTGTCCACGGAAGCCGTGACGGTCGCGTTCCTGGGCGCGGTGCCGCACGCGGACGCGGTGGCCGTCCTGCGCGGGCGGGACGTGCGTCCGGAACGCTGGGAGGTGGTGGGCCGCACCGTGTACCAGACGGTGCCGGTGGGGGTCCGGAACCTGAAACTGTCGCACGCGGTGCTGGAGCGGGTGCTGGGCGTATCGGCCACGGTCCGCAACTGGCGGACGGTGCAGGCGGTCGCTGCCCTGCTGGGCGGGTGA
- a CDS encoding AraC family transcriptional regulator produces MGDRHRRRDAPQVQGSLQFAPVLWRTLLDLVGEGQDGDPALYLTAWRDDVLHLRPPPTLTTRQVNAIVDTVLRRQAHVPALGIEIGGRQTLTSFGPAGIAMMTSPTLGEALQVGLKYQRLIGTPLLLDARYTAGEVQLHLHGGLHLHPHVEGFLAEELLSSLLAIIRSETGQDLRAARVEIARADLPLTARLHHQRTFRNVEFGSGAYLLAFPEQALRLPLLRHDPVTHQDALQWCDRLANTHGHGTHAPTDVRVRDQLRVLSPDARRLSDVARALNLHPRTVRHHLELLGTSFREVRADMIREQADEWLRHSDLSVEEIAQRLGFSDARSFRRALKLWTGLTPLDVRRTR; encoded by the coding sequence ATGGGCGACCGACATCGAAGGCGTGACGCTCCGCAGGTCCAGGGGTCCCTGCAGTTCGCGCCGGTCCTGTGGCGAACCCTCCTCGACCTCGTCGGGGAAGGCCAGGACGGCGATCCCGCGCTGTACCTGACCGCATGGCGCGACGACGTCCTGCACCTGCGGCCCCCGCCGACCCTCACCACGCGCCAGGTGAACGCCATCGTGGACACCGTCCTGCGGCGGCAGGCGCACGTCCCGGCCCTCGGCATCGAGATCGGCGGGCGACAGACCCTCACGTCCTTCGGCCCGGCCGGGATCGCCATGATGACCTCCCCGACGTTGGGCGAGGCCCTGCAGGTGGGCCTGAAGTACCAGCGGCTCATCGGCACGCCGCTCCTGCTGGACGCCCGGTACACGGCAGGCGAGGTGCAGCTGCACCTTCACGGCGGCCTGCACCTGCACCCGCACGTCGAGGGCTTCCTCGCCGAGGAACTCCTCTCCAGCCTCCTCGCCATCATCCGCAGCGAGACCGGCCAGGATCTCCGCGCGGCCCGCGTCGAGATCGCGCGCGCCGACCTGCCGCTCACCGCGCGCCTGCACCACCAGCGGACCTTCCGGAACGTGGAGTTCGGGAGCGGCGCGTACCTGCTCGCCTTTCCGGAGCAGGCGCTGCGCCTCCCGCTGCTGCGGCACGATCCCGTCACGCATCAGGACGCCCTGCAGTGGTGCGACCGCCTCGCGAACACCCACGGGCACGGCACGCACGCCCCCACCGACGTCCGCGTCCGCGATCAGCTGCGCGTGCTGTCGCCGGACGCCCGCCGCCTGAGCGACGTCGCCCGCGCCCTGAACCTGCACCCCCGCACCGTCCGGCACCACCTGGAACTGCTCGGCACGAGCTTCCGGGAGGTGCGGGCCGACATGATCCGCGAGCAGGCGGACGAATGGCTGAGGCACTCCGACCTGAGCGTCGAGGAGATCGCGCAGCGGCTGGGATTCAGCGACGCGCGCAGCTTCCGCCGCGCCCTCAAGCTCTGGACGGGCCTCACGCCGCTGGACGTGCGCCGCACGAGGTAA
- a CDS encoding flavin-containing monooxygenase gives MTDRTYCIIGAGPCGLSLARAFRQAGVRYEQFERHSDVGGIWDTQNPGTPMYHSAHFVSSKTQSGFLGFPMPDDYPDYPSNRQILEYLRSFARTFGLYEGVRFGVSVRDVQPDGREWRVTFSDGQERTYAGVICATGTNWEPQVPTYPGTFTGEARHSVTYSHPDEFRGKRVLIVGAGNSGCDIACDAARNASAAFVSVRRGYHFIPKRVFGQPSDAFAAKGPHLPRTVERTVMQGLLKLVVGDLTRYGLPKPDHRLFESHPIVNDQLIHHLSHGDARIKPDIARFEGDEVVFRDGSRETIDLILYATGYTMNIPYARPYFEWRSERPDLYLTVFNRQHRNLFGLGYLETDAALYGMADWMSHMLTRYLQDQAQHPGETRPFDTLIRHDRTDLSGGPHVNSPRHAMYIEHRAYMQHLRTLCRRLGWSEPDTAALSTPVRPAAAPAATARGDLGVTA, from the coding sequence ATGACGGACAGAACGTATTGCATCATCGGGGCGGGGCCGTGTGGACTGTCGCTGGCACGCGCGTTCCGTCAGGCCGGCGTCCGCTACGAGCAGTTCGAGAGGCACAGCGACGTCGGCGGCATCTGGGACACGCAGAACCCCGGCACGCCCATGTACCACAGCGCGCACTTCGTATCGTCCAAGACGCAGTCGGGCTTTCTGGGCTTCCCCATGCCGGACGACTACCCGGACTACCCCTCCAACCGGCAGATCCTGGAGTACCTGCGGTCCTTCGCACGCACGTTCGGCCTGTACGAAGGCGTCCGGTTCGGGGTGTCGGTGCGGGACGTCCAGCCGGACGGACGCGAGTGGCGGGTGACCTTCAGTGACGGTCAGGAACGCACGTACGCCGGCGTGATCTGCGCGACCGGCACCAACTGGGAACCGCAGGTGCCCACGTACCCCGGCACCTTCACCGGCGAGGCCCGGCACAGCGTCACGTACAGCCACCCGGACGAGTTCCGCGGCAAGCGCGTGCTGATCGTCGGGGCGGGCAATTCCGGCTGCGACATCGCCTGCGACGCCGCCCGAAACGCCTCGGCGGCCTTCGTGAGCGTCCGGCGCGGCTACCACTTCATCCCCAAACGCGTGTTCGGCCAGCCGTCCGACGCGTTCGCCGCCAAGGGACCTCACCTGCCCAGGACCGTGGAACGCACCGTCATGCAGGGCCTGCTGAAACTGGTGGTCGGCGACCTCACCCGCTACGGCCTCCCGAAACCCGACCACCGCCTGTTCGAATCGCACCCCATCGTGAACGACCAGCTGATCCACCACCTGTCGCACGGCGACGCCCGCATCAAGCCGGACATCGCCCGCTTCGAGGGTGACGAGGTGGTCTTCAGGGACGGCTCCAGGGAAACCATCGACCTGATCCTGTACGCGACCGGGTACACCATGAACATCCCGTACGCCCGGCCGTACTTCGAGTGGCGCTCCGAACGCCCCGACCTGTACCTCACGGTCTTCAACCGGCAGCACCGCAACCTCTTCGGACTGGGGTACCTGGAGACGGACGCGGCCCTGTACGGCATGGCCGACTGGATGTCGCACATGCTGACCCGCTACCTGCAGGACCAGGCGCAGCACCCGGGCGAGACGCGGCCCTTCGACACCCTGATCCGGCACGACCGCACCGACCTGTCCGGCGGACCGCACGTCAACTCGCCCCGGCATGCCATGTACATCGAGCACCGCGCATACATGCAGCACCTGCGGACCCTGTGCCGCCGCCTCGGCTGGTCCGAACCGGACACGGCGGCCCTCTCCACACCGGTCCGGCCCGCCGCGGCCCCCGCCGCCACGGCACGCGGCGACCTCGGGGTGACCGCGTGA